The following coding sequences are from one Reyranella humidisoli window:
- a CDS encoding Bug family tripartite tricarboxylate transporter substrate binding protein: MTTFKRRTLLAGAAAAALGAPALARAQGAADWPKGALKIIVPFPPGGSTDPVARIIQAKMIENTGWNILVDNKPGGTGAVGSAIAAKSAPDGQTWMLTFDSHILNPAFASGLPYKDSELFNVMQIGRTPQAICAHPDRPYKTFAEVIADAKARPGKVNVGVLGASQALVLMTLIKKENGVDLNLIPYKGGGPLNQDILAGVTDVAIGSLTSFSPHVRANKVRALAVTGEKRTPALPDTSTLIEQGVKAFPSYSWWGVYAPTGTPRPIVDRMHAEIKKAVMAPDVTQKFIDQFNMEILTTSPEEFAAYQKAEQERWFKVIKDNDIKGD; the protein is encoded by the coding sequence ATGACGACGTTCAAACGCCGCACGCTGCTGGCTGGCGCTGCCGCCGCCGCTCTGGGGGCTCCCGCCCTCGCCCGCGCCCAGGGCGCGGCCGACTGGCCCAAGGGAGCCCTCAAGATCATCGTGCCCTTCCCGCCCGGCGGTTCGACCGATCCGGTGGCGCGCATCATCCAGGCAAAGATGATTGAGAACACCGGCTGGAACATCCTGGTCGACAACAAGCCTGGCGGCACCGGCGCCGTCGGCTCGGCGATCGCCGCCAAGTCGGCGCCCGACGGCCAGACCTGGATGCTGACCTTCGACAGCCACATCCTCAATCCCGCCTTCGCCAGCGGCCTGCCGTACAAGGATTCCGAACTCTTCAACGTGATGCAGATCGGCCGCACGCCGCAGGCGATCTGCGCGCACCCGGACCGCCCCTACAAGACCTTCGCCGAGGTGATCGCCGACGCCAAGGCGCGGCCGGGCAAGGTCAATGTCGGCGTGCTCGGCGCCAGTCAGGCGCTGGTGCTGATGACGCTGATCAAGAAAGAGAACGGCGTCGACCTGAACCTGATCCCCTACAAGGGCGGCGGGCCGCTCAACCAGGACATCCTGGCCGGCGTCACCGACGTCGCCATCGGCAGCCTGACGTCCTTCAGCCCGCATGTCCGCGCGAACAAGGTCCGGGCGCTGGCCGTGACCGGCGAGAAGCGCACGCCGGCTCTGCCCGACACGTCCACGCTCATCGAGCAGGGCGTCAAAGCCTTCCCATCATACTCCTGGTGGGGCGTCTATGCGCCGACCGGCACCCCGCGCCCGATCGTCGACCGCATGCATGCGGAGATCAAGAAGGCCGTGATGGCGCCCGACGTGACGCAGAAGTTCATCGATCAGTTCAACATGGAAATCCTGACGACCTCGCCCGAGGAGTTCGCCGCCTACCAGAAGGCCGAGCAGGAGCGCTGGTTCAAGGTCATCAAGGACAACGACATCAAGGGCGACTAG
- the gatB gene encoding Asp-tRNA(Asn)/Glu-tRNA(Gln) amidotransferase subunit GatB: MSLIKGETGEWEIVLGLEVHAQVISDAKLFSGAPTAFGAAPNTQVSLVDAAMPGMLPVINERCVEQAIRTGLGLNAKINLRSIFDRKNYFYQDLPQGYQISQYKDPIVGEGAVEIDLPDGTTRSIGIERLHLEQDAGKSLHDQHPSQTYVDLNRSGVALMEIVSKPDMHSADEAAAYLSKLRSIVRYLGTCDGNMDEGSMRCDVNVSVRRPGRELGTRCEIKNVNSIRFVKQAIEYEARRQIEVIEGGGTIKQETRNFDSGRGETRSSRSKEDAQDYRYFPDPDLLPLIFTQEYVDQIRATLPELPDARKNRYIKDYGLSAYDAGVLTAEKETAEFFEAVAKGRDAKQAANLVTGDFFAMLKRRGATFETSPVSAANLGKLLDLQADGTISGRIAKDLFVAMEETGKDPATLVEERGLKQVTDTGAIEAAIKAVIDANPGQLAAYKAKPTLMGWFVGQVMKSTGGKANPKIVNELLKKALDA; this comes from the coding sequence ATGTCGCTGATCAAAGGTGAAACCGGCGAGTGGGAGATCGTCCTGGGGCTGGAAGTCCATGCCCAGGTGATTTCCGACGCCAAGCTCTTCTCCGGCGCGCCGACCGCGTTCGGGGCCGCTCCCAACACCCAGGTGTCGCTGGTCGACGCCGCCATGCCCGGCATGCTGCCCGTGATCAACGAGCGCTGCGTGGAGCAGGCGATCCGGACCGGCCTCGGGCTCAATGCCAAGATCAACCTGCGCTCGATCTTCGACCGGAAGAATTACTTCTATCAGGACCTGCCGCAGGGCTATCAGATCTCGCAGTACAAGGACCCGATCGTGGGCGAGGGCGCGGTCGAGATCGACCTGCCGGACGGCACGACGCGCAGCATCGGCATCGAGCGACTGCATCTGGAGCAGGATGCAGGCAAGAGCCTGCACGACCAGCATCCCAGCCAGACCTATGTGGACCTGAACCGGTCGGGCGTGGCGCTGATGGAGATTGTCAGCAAACCCGACATGCATTCGGCGGACGAGGCGGCGGCCTATCTCTCCAAGCTGCGCTCGATCGTGCGCTATCTGGGCACTTGCGACGGCAACATGGACGAGGGCTCCATGCGATGCGACGTCAACGTGTCGGTGCGCAGGCCGGGCCGCGAGCTGGGCACGCGCTGCGAAATCAAGAACGTGAACTCGATCCGCTTCGTGAAGCAGGCGATCGAGTACGAAGCGCGCCGCCAGATCGAGGTGATCGAAGGTGGCGGCACAATCAAGCAGGAAACCCGGAACTTCGATTCGGGCCGCGGCGAGACGCGCTCATCGCGTTCGAAGGAAGACGCGCAGGATTATCGCTACTTCCCCGATCCCGATCTTCTGCCGCTGATCTTCACGCAGGAGTATGTCGACCAGATTCGCGCGACCCTGCCGGAGCTGCCGGATGCGCGGAAGAACCGCTACATCAAGGATTACGGTCTCTCGGCCTACGATGCCGGCGTGCTGACCGCGGAGAAGGAGACGGCCGAGTTCTTCGAGGCCGTCGCCAAGGGCCGCGACGCCAAGCAGGCCGCCAACCTGGTCACGGGCGACTTCTTCGCCATGCTGAAACGGCGCGGGGCCACCTTCGAGACCTCGCCGGTCAGCGCCGCCAACCTCGGCAAGCTGCTCGACCTGCAGGCCGACGGCACGATCTCGGGCCGCATCGCCAAGGACCTGTTCGTTGCCATGGAGGAGACGGGCAAGGACCCGGCGACCCTGGTCGAGGAGCGGGGCCTGAAGCAGGTGACCGATACCGGCGCGATCGAGGCTGCGATCAAGGCGGTGATCGACGCCAATCCCGGCCAGCTCGCGGCTTACAAGGCAAAGCCCACCCTGATGGGGTGGTTCGTAGGACAGGTGATGAAGTCGACTGGCGGCAAGGCCAACCCGAAGATCGTGAACGAGCTGCTGAAGAAAGCGCTCGACGCCTGA
- a CDS encoding N-acyl homoserine lactonase family protein: MTVKLYAMTCGRLVGRLKDMIEGEDGQVALPIPSYLIEHPKGRAVFDTGMHPQCRTDAAGRLGERVARIFGFEHFGADDDVKSRLESIDRDPGKIDFIVNSHLHFDHAGGNELVPNATMVVQKREWEAAQDPELAAKIGFFRADFDHGHPVKQVDGEHDLFGDGSVVCIPTYGHTPGHQSLKVRTEAGEIVITGDACYFCRTLRERRLPRFVYDREQMLASLDRLEVLEKGGARLFFGHDPDFWKDVPQAPVPAF, encoded by the coding sequence ATGACCGTCAAGCTCTACGCCATGACCTGCGGCCGGCTGGTCGGCCGCCTCAAGGACATGATCGAGGGCGAGGACGGCCAGGTCGCGTTGCCCATCCCATCCTACCTGATCGAACACCCCAAGGGCCGGGCGGTGTTCGATACCGGCATGCATCCGCAATGCCGCACCGACGCGGCCGGCCGGCTGGGCGAGCGGGTCGCACGCATCTTCGGCTTCGAGCACTTCGGGGCCGACGACGACGTGAAGTCGCGTCTCGAATCGATCGACCGCGATCCCGGCAAGATCGACTTCATCGTGAACAGCCACCTGCATTTCGACCATGCCGGCGGCAACGAACTCGTGCCCAACGCCACGATGGTGGTGCAGAAGCGCGAATGGGAAGCCGCGCAGGATCCCGAGCTGGCCGCCAAGATCGGCTTCTTCCGTGCCGACTTCGACCATGGCCATCCGGTGAAGCAGGTCGACGGCGAGCATGACCTGTTCGGCGACGGCTCCGTTGTCTGCATCCCGACCTATGGCCATACGCCGGGCCACCAGTCGCTGAAGGTGCGCACCGAGGCGGGCGAGATCGTGATCACGGGCGACGCCTGTTACTTCTGCCGGACTCTGCGCGAACGCCGCCTGCCGCGCTTCGTTTACGACCGCGAGCAGATGCTGGCGTCGCTTGATCGGCTCGAGGTTCTGGAGAAGGGCGGGGCGCGCCTGTTCTTCGGTCACGACCCCGACTTCTGGAAGGACGTGCCGCAGGCGCCTGTCCCGGCTTTCTGA
- a CDS encoding VOC family protein, translating to MKISARDIDHLSLTVSDPAETAARLNQLGFNLTPDDVEPRCICFQPDRDDVPNYVELLQGHPPLISLALNVPELEGEERTHSWETEDGFEVDAGVVVGESSGPLPWFPVKHETPDAFMEPEWIVHPNGALGMMAIHAIAESPKEAAKALKAAWGASTEEIFDGCTMVKAGSVELLIWSSLAFQLEYKALEMMMPTELPAVVGVAIAVERARPLQGLLSANNVPFALAEGDRVLVAPEQTGGLMIEFIPQN from the coding sequence ATGAAAATTTCTGCACGCGATATCGACCACCTCTCCCTGACCGTCTCCGACCCGGCCGAAACCGCAGCCCGTCTGAACCAGCTCGGCTTCAACCTGACGCCGGACGACGTGGAGCCGCGCTGCATCTGCTTCCAGCCCGACCGCGACGACGTGCCGAACTACGTCGAGCTGCTTCAGGGCCATCCGCCGCTGATCTCCCTCGCCCTCAACGTGCCGGAACTCGAGGGCGAGGAGCGCACACATTCCTGGGAGACCGAGGACGGCTTCGAGGTCGATGCCGGCGTCGTGGTCGGCGAGAGCAGCGGCCCCCTGCCCTGGTTCCCGGTGAAGCACGAGACGCCCGATGCGTTCATGGAACCTGAATGGATCGTCCATCCCAATGGCGCGCTGGGCATGATGGCCATTCATGCCATTGCCGAATCGCCGAAGGAAGCGGCGAAGGCCCTTAAGGCCGCGTGGGGTGCCTCGACCGAGGAAATCTTCGACGGCTGCACGATGGTCAAGGCGGGTTCGGTCGAACTGCTGATCTGGTCGTCGCTCGCCTTCCAACTCGAATACAAGGCGCTGGAGATGATGATGCCGACCGAGCTGCCGGCGGTCGTCGGCGTCGCTATCGCCGTAGAGCGGGCTCGTCCGCTGCAGGGCCTGCTCAGCGCCAACAATGTCCCGTTCGCGCTTGCCGAAGGAGATCGAGTCCTGGTGGCGCCGGAACAGACCGGCGGCCTCATGATCGAGTTCATCCCGCAGAACTGA
- a CDS encoding glutathione S-transferase family protein, with the protein MSKMTLYGIWLSGPTYKAGLAMSLMGQSFAYKHVDLRAGAHKQPEYLAINRFGQVPALVDGDLKLCQSGAILLYLADKSGKMGGKTAEEKARVREWLFWEFDRLASNIYRPRAIKRGFMKADDNVHQMYVNQAGDALKVLDGALAKSDFLVGSEATIADVAVYGDVAYAEEGAIDLSPYPNVKSWMARVEKLPGFKKYEDVLPKQDAA; encoded by the coding sequence ATGTCCAAGATGACTCTGTACGGCATTTGGCTGAGCGGCCCGACCTACAAGGCGGGGCTCGCCATGTCGCTGATGGGCCAGTCCTTTGCCTACAAGCATGTCGACCTGCGGGCCGGCGCGCACAAGCAGCCCGAGTATCTGGCGATCAACCGCTTCGGCCAGGTGCCGGCGCTGGTCGACGGCGACCTCAAGCTCTGCCAGTCGGGCGCGATCCTGCTCTATCTCGCCGACAAGTCCGGCAAGATGGGTGGCAAGACGGCCGAGGAGAAGGCGCGCGTGCGCGAGTGGCTGTTCTGGGAGTTCGATCGCCTCGCCTCGAACATCTACCGGCCCCGCGCCATCAAGCGCGGCTTCATGAAGGCCGACGACAACGTCCACCAGATGTACGTCAACCAGGCCGGCGATGCGCTGAAGGTGCTCGACGGTGCGCTGGCCAAGTCCGACTTCCTGGTCGGCAGCGAGGCGACCATCGCCGACGTCGCTGTCTACGGCGACGTGGCCTATGCCGAGGAAGGCGCGATCGACCTCTCGCCGTATCCCAACGTGAAGTCCTGGATGGCGCGCGTCGAGAAGCTGCCGGGCTTCAAGAAGTACGAGGACGTTCTGCCGAAGCAGGACGCCGCCTAG
- a CDS encoding CobW family GTP-binding protein, translating into MSLFDRDKSAERMPVTLFTGFLGSGKTTLLNRILADPRMARSLVLVNEFGDVGLDHLFMEQVGGDMVLLQSGCVCCTIQGDLDKTLRDIARRRDRNETPPFDRVLLETTGLADPAPILQLLLNNPMISHDYRLDGVVTTVDAVNGARQLDEHPEAVKQAAVADRLLISKTDLADAAASAGVRARLTSLNPGAALFEIVQGEVDPALLFDSGPFDPAGKSDGVRAWLNAEAHDHAHGHAHAHHHDRSRHDAHIASFCLTFDEPLDWDRFNGWLMAVRAAWGDRLLRVKGVLDVAGENQPLVIHGVHRTFHPPTLLARWPDEDRRSRLVFITRDLDRAAVEASWVEMEEPFRA; encoded by the coding sequence ATGAGCCTGTTCGACCGCGACAAGTCGGCGGAGCGCATGCCGGTGACGCTTTTCACCGGCTTCCTCGGCAGCGGCAAGACCACGCTGCTCAACCGCATTCTCGCCGACCCGCGCATGGCGCGAAGCCTCGTGCTGGTGAACGAGTTCGGTGATGTCGGCCTCGACCACCTCTTCATGGAGCAGGTCGGCGGCGACATGGTGCTGCTGCAATCGGGCTGCGTGTGCTGCACCATCCAGGGCGATCTCGACAAGACGCTGCGCGACATCGCCCGCCGCCGCGACAGGAACGAGACGCCACCGTTCGATCGGGTGCTTCTGGAAACGACAGGGCTCGCCGATCCCGCGCCCATCCTTCAGCTCCTGCTCAACAATCCGATGATCAGCCACGACTACCGGCTGGACGGCGTCGTGACGACGGTCGATGCGGTGAACGGCGCCCGACAGCTCGACGAGCATCCCGAGGCCGTGAAGCAGGCTGCCGTGGCCGACCGGCTGCTGATCAGCAAGACCGACCTCGCCGACGCGGCGGCGAGCGCCGGCGTGCGGGCGCGACTGACTTCGCTCAACCCCGGCGCCGCGCTGTTCGAGATCGTTCAGGGCGAGGTCGATCCTGCCCTGCTGTTCGATTCAGGCCCGTTCGATCCTGCCGGCAAGAGCGACGGGGTGCGGGCATGGCTCAACGCCGAAGCCCATGATCATGCACATGGACACGCACACGCGCATCATCATGACCGGTCACGGCACGACGCGCATATCGCTTCGTTCTGCCTGACCTTCGACGAGCCGCTGGACTGGGATCGCTTCAACGGCTGGCTGATGGCTGTGCGCGCCGCGTGGGGCGACCGGCTGTTGCGCGTGAAAGGTGTGCTCGACGTCGCCGGGGAGAACCAGCCGCTGGTGATCCACGGCGTGCACCGGACCTTTCATCCGCCTACCCTGCTCGCGCGCTGGCCCGATGAAGACCGGCGGTCGCGGCTGGTCTTCATCACACGCGACCTCGACCGCGCTGCGGTCGAGGCGAGTTGGGTCGAGATGGAAGAGCCTTTCCGTGCCTAG
- a CDS encoding cyclase family protein, producing MDSRYLQDKEELKQPRQEIDEDRRSFLTAGLVGGAVAAGTLAAGMAHAQQVAQAPALSDKVWWPHPKWGKDDQAGASNYMTPEKVLDTVKWIKDGKIYRIGRIYESAMPKFGERAFTLRIPGSPTGGPFGVNKLIYNDEYLSTEIGQTGTQFDGLAHIGIQMGKDGDKTEMRYYNGVTDQEMNSAYGMKKLGIENVKPFFTRGHLFDLEALKGAMMEAGQEITVADLKAALQKQNMQEADIKEGDAVFFNTGWGKLWMKNNDKFNGGEPGIGLEAAKWFIDKGIALTGADTWGTEVVPNPNKDLAFPVHAELITKNGIFNHENLDFTGLIADRKYQFAYVFSPAPIRGATGSNGGPIAMT from the coding sequence ATGGACTCGAGATACCTTCAGGACAAGGAAGAGCTCAAGCAGCCGCGTCAGGAGATCGACGAGGACCGGCGATCTTTCCTGACGGCGGGCCTCGTGGGCGGCGCCGTCGCGGCGGGCACGCTGGCAGCCGGCATGGCGCACGCGCAGCAGGTCGCGCAGGCACCCGCGCTGTCGGACAAGGTCTGGTGGCCGCATCCCAAGTGGGGCAAGGACGACCAGGCCGGCGCCTCCAACTACATGACGCCCGAGAAGGTCCTCGACACGGTGAAGTGGATCAAGGACGGCAAGATCTACCGTATCGGCCGCATCTATGAATCGGCGATGCCCAAGTTCGGCGAGCGGGCCTTCACCTTGCGCATCCCGGGTAGCCCGACCGGCGGCCCCTTTGGCGTCAATAAACTGATCTACAACGACGAGTACCTGTCGACGGAGATCGGCCAGACCGGAACGCAGTTCGACGGTCTCGCGCACATCGGTATCCAGATGGGCAAGGACGGCGACAAGACCGAGATGCGTTACTACAACGGTGTCACCGACCAGGAAATGAACAGCGCCTACGGCATGAAGAAGCTCGGCATCGAGAACGTGAAGCCGTTCTTCACGCGTGGCCATCTGTTCGACCTCGAGGCGCTCAAGGGCGCGATGATGGAGGCGGGGCAGGAGATCACCGTCGCGGATCTGAAGGCGGCCCTGCAGAAGCAGAACATGCAGGAAGCCGACATCAAGGAAGGCGACGCGGTGTTCTTCAACACCGGTTGGGGCAAGCTCTGGATGAAGAACAACGACAAGTTCAACGGCGGCGAACCGGGCATCGGCCTGGAAGCGGCCAAGTGGTTCATCGACAAGGGCATTGCGCTGACCGGTGCGGATACCTGGGGAACCGAGGTCGTGCCCAATCCCAACAAGGACCTGGCCTTCCCGGTCCATGCCGAGCTGATCACCAAGAACGGCATCTTCAACCACGAGAACCTGGACTTCACCGGGTTGATCGCCGACCGGAAGTACCAGTTCGCCTATGTCTTCTCTCCGGCGCCGATCCGCGGAGCGACGGGTTCGAACGGCGGGCCCATCGCGATGACCTGA
- a CDS encoding fatty acyl-AMP ligase, translating to MTAPTPTRNVSLPFRRGGFGSLCEALDYAARGETGLNFFDARGRLLSPLSYRQLREEAQSFARRLIGAGLEPGERLILVADTWPGFCTAFFGCQYAGIVPVPVPVPVGFGAKAQYIFQLRKQIEASQAVGILAPDELAEFALTAAEGTTARLAGPMSLFNALPEPGTELRPLGPGMECYIQFSSGSTRAPLGVDIRQDRLMANIDGSIAAQGLDDADSGVSWLPLYHDMGLIGFILAPMCAQRTVDLLAPRDFARRPMQWLSLISRRRATITYSPSFGYDLLTRRAQTVSVNDLDLSSLRLAGIGADMIQLPVLRRFAEAFKAAGFDERAFMPSYGMAEVCVGLSFTPLFSGVKVDRFTDPQSGLTRDFVVCGKVLPGHSVEIRDETGAILGERSVGRLFVRGPSVMPGYFQKPEESARVLSNGWLDTGDLGYWHKDELVITGRAKDLIIVNGRNIWPQDIEWAVESLPQIRRGDACAFSVDGADAESVVVVVEAHPSEQTERDALVGDIKQAVKDAVGVDGRVVLIKRQPGLPRTSSGKLSRTHAKSKFIAGDYST from the coding sequence GTGACTGCTCCTACGCCAACCCGCAACGTCTCCCTGCCCTTTCGCCGCGGCGGCTTCGGCAGCCTGTGCGAGGCGCTGGACTATGCCGCCCGGGGCGAGACGGGACTTAACTTCTTCGACGCCCGCGGGCGTCTGCTTAGCCCACTGTCCTACCGGCAGCTCCGCGAGGAAGCCCAGTCCTTCGCCCGCCGGCTGATCGGGGCCGGCCTCGAGCCCGGCGAGCGGCTGATCCTCGTGGCCGATACCTGGCCCGGCTTCTGCACCGCCTTCTTCGGCTGTCAATATGCAGGCATCGTGCCCGTACCTGTGCCGGTGCCGGTCGGATTCGGTGCCAAGGCCCAGTACATCTTCCAGCTCCGCAAGCAGATCGAGGCGTCCCAGGCCGTGGGCATCCTCGCGCCCGACGAGCTGGCCGAGTTCGCCCTGACCGCCGCCGAGGGTACGACCGCGCGGCTCGCCGGCCCGATGTCTCTTTTCAACGCGCTCCCTGAACCCGGAACGGAGCTTCGGCCGCTCGGACCGGGAATGGAATGCTACATCCAGTTCTCGTCGGGCAGCACGCGCGCGCCCCTGGGTGTGGATATCCGCCAGGACCGTCTGATGGCGAACATCGACGGATCGATCGCCGCCCAGGGCCTGGACGATGCCGATTCGGGCGTGAGCTGGCTGCCGCTCTACCACGACATGGGTCTGATCGGCTTCATCCTGGCGCCGATGTGCGCACAGCGAACAGTCGACCTTCTGGCGCCGCGCGACTTCGCCCGGCGGCCGATGCAGTGGCTTTCGCTAATCTCCCGCCGCCGCGCGACCATCACCTACAGCCCGAGCTTCGGCTATGACCTGCTCACACGGCGGGCCCAGACCGTGTCGGTGAACGATTTGGATCTGTCCAGCCTTCGCCTCGCGGGCATCGGGGCCGACATGATCCAGCTTCCGGTGCTCAGGCGATTTGCCGAGGCTTTCAAGGCGGCGGGCTTCGACGAGCGCGCCTTCATGCCGAGCTACGGCATGGCCGAGGTCTGCGTGGGCCTGAGCTTCACGCCACTGTTCAGCGGCGTGAAGGTCGACCGTTTCACCGATCCGCAATCGGGCCTGACGCGCGACTTCGTGGTCTGCGGCAAGGTCCTCCCCGGGCACTCGGTGGAAATCCGCGACGAGACCGGCGCGATACTGGGCGAACGAAGCGTCGGCCGCCTGTTCGTGCGCGGCCCCAGCGTCATGCCGGGCTATTTCCAGAAGCCCGAGGAGAGCGCGCGCGTTCTCAGCAACGGCTGGCTCGACACCGGCGATCTTGGCTACTGGCACAAGGATGAGCTGGTGATCACCGGCCGTGCCAAGGACCTGATCATCGTGAACGGACGCAACATCTGGCCGCAGGACATCGAATGGGCGGTCGAGTCGCTGCCCCAGATCCGCCGCGGCGACGCCTGCGCCTTCTCGGTGGACGGCGCCGATGCCGAATCGGTCGTCGTCGTCGTCGAAGCCCACCCGTCCGAACAGACCGAGCGGGACGCGCTGGTCGGAGACATCAAGCAGGCCGTCAAGGACGCGGTCGGCGTCGACGGCCGGGTCGTGCTCATCAAGCGCCAACCCGGCCTGCCGCGCACCTCGTCGGGCAAGCTCAGTCGCACGCACGCCAAGTCGAAGTTCATCGCGGGCGACTATTCGACCTGA
- a CDS encoding serine hydrolase domain-containing protein, with the protein MSMVRLAAAAALGVILALPALPVGAQGIPRVQSPEEVGFLSTRLKRLSDRLNEGVKNNELPGAVVLIARNGKIVMFESYGFRDKDAKVAMTNDTIFRIASMTKPIVTLAAMMLMEEGKLTLADRVSTYIPAFADTKVAVPKKKDDGTVEMVLEPQFRPMTVHDLMRHTSGLTYGAVGANPVKQSYLDMKVADRSQTNAEMADKLAKLALLYQPGTTWEYSMSTDVLGRVVEVASGMPLDKFIEERITKPLKMGDTAFEASADKKARGARPMKEGPKNELPAIPDITEKFTWRSGGGGMVSTAADYARFLQMFANGGQLDGVRLVSRKTIDLMTADALPPDIKMGADMFRFEALEPSARMGQGFGLGFAVRNVQGVNPLPGSPNDYYWGGAYGTYFWHDPRERMYVIFMMQSPQARLRYRYLMRDLVYQAMVN; encoded by the coding sequence ATGTCGATGGTTCGTCTGGCCGCAGCGGCGGCGCTTGGTGTCATTTTGGCCCTGCCGGCCCTGCCGGTCGGGGCGCAGGGCATTCCCAGGGTCCAGTCGCCCGAGGAAGTCGGCTTCCTGTCGACCCGGCTGAAGCGGCTGAGCGACCGCCTGAACGAGGGCGTCAAGAACAACGAGCTGCCGGGCGCGGTCGTGCTGATCGCCCGCAACGGCAAGATCGTGATGTTCGAATCCTATGGCTTCCGCGACAAGGACGCCAAGGTCGCGATGACCAACGACACGATTTTCCGCATCGCCTCGATGACCAAGCCGATCGTGACGCTGGCGGCGATGATGCTGATGGAAGAGGGCAAGCTCACCCTCGCCGACCGGGTGTCGACCTACATCCCGGCCTTCGCCGACACCAAGGTCGCGGTGCCGAAGAAGAAGGACGACGGCACGGTCGAGATGGTGCTCGAGCCGCAGTTCCGGCCGATGACGGTGCACGACCTGATGCGCCATACGTCGGGCCTGACCTACGGCGCGGTCGGCGCCAACCCGGTGAAGCAGTCCTATCTCGACATGAAGGTCGCCGACCGGAGCCAGACCAATGCCGAGATGGCCGACAAGCTGGCTAAGCTGGCGCTGCTCTACCAGCCGGGCACGACTTGGGAATATTCGATGTCGACCGACGTGCTGGGCCGCGTCGTCGAGGTCGCCTCCGGGATGCCACTCGACAAGTTCATCGAGGAGCGCATCACCAAGCCGCTGAAGATGGGCGACACCGCCTTCGAGGCCAGCGCCGACAAGAAGGCGCGCGGCGCCAGGCCGATGAAGGAGGGGCCGAAGAACGAACTGCCGGCGATCCCGGACATCACCGAGAAGTTCACCTGGCGCTCGGGCGGCGGCGGCATGGTCTCGACCGCGGCCGATTATGCGCGTTTCCTGCAGATGTTCGCCAACGGTGGGCAGCTCGACGGGGTGCGCCTCGTCTCGCGCAAGACCATCGACCTGATGACCGCAGACGCCCTGCCGCCCGACATCAAGATGGGCGCCGACATGTTCCGCTTCGAGGCGCTGGAGCCCAGTGCCAGGATGGGACAGGGCTTCGGCCTGGGTTTTGCCGTTCGCAACGTGCAGGGCGTCAACCCCCTGCCGGGATCGCCTAACGATTATTACTGGGGTGGCGCCTACGGGACCTATTTCTGGCACGACCCGCGCGAGCGCATGTATGTCATCTTCATGATGCAGTCGCCGCAGGCACGCCTGCGCTATCGCTACCTGATGCGCGACCTCGTCTACCAGGCAATGGTCAACTGA
- a CDS encoding DUF2076 domain-containing protein yields the protein MQQQERDLISGLFDRLKPFETQPRDREAEQFINGFATQQPAAPYLLVQTVLVQEQALKAAQERIAELEAKTEAAPPPAPGFLGSAPRIGPWGASAGTAAPRTSVPSTVPPTRSPLQAALAPQPQQQQQAAGGGSFLRTAMMTAAGVAGGALLFEGIRGLMGSNPGPFGQQAAAGTGATGGGATGTTPPELLPPDSTQQQQQQQAFADGSPAQEDYDTASLDDGGGAGDDDSWA from the coding sequence ATGCAGCAGCAGGAACGCGACCTGATCTCGGGATTGTTCGATCGGCTGAAACCCTTCGAAACACAGCCGCGCGACCGGGAGGCCGAACAGTTCATCAACGGCTTCGCGACGCAACAGCCGGCCGCACCGTATCTGCTCGTCCAGACGGTGCTCGTGCAGGAGCAGGCGTTGAAGGCGGCGCAGGAGCGTATCGCCGAACTCGAAGCGAAGACGGAGGCAGCCCCGCCACCCGCGCCAGGCTTCCTGGGAAGCGCACCGCGGATCGGCCCGTGGGGTGCGTCCGCGGGCACAGCCGCACCACGGACGTCGGTGCCGTCCACGGTCCCGCCCACGCGCTCGCCCCTGCAGGCCGCTCTGGCGCCGCAACCGCAGCAGCAGCAACAGGCGGCGGGCGGGGGCAGCTTCCTGCGGACCGCGATGATGACGGCTGCCGGCGTCGCCGGCGGCGCGCTGCTGTTCGAGGGGATTCGCGGTCTGATGGGCAGCAACCCCGGCCCGTTCGGCCAGCAGGCCGCCGCGGGCACCGGAGCGACAGGGGGCGGGGCGACGGGAACGACGCCGCCCGAACTGCTGCCGCCCGACTCGACGCAGCAACAACAGCAGCAACAGGCTTTCGCCGACGGATCTCCGGCGCAGGAAGACTACGACACCGCGTCGCTCGACGATGGCGGCGGCGCAGGGGACGACGACAGCTGGGCCTGA